The following coding sequences lie in one Arthrobacter sp. SLBN-122 genomic window:
- the rpoZ gene encoding DNA-directed RNA polymerase subunit omega, which yields MSTNLEGIINPPIDSLLEAADSKYGLVIFGAKRARQINAYYAQLHEGLFEYVGPLVDTKLNEKSLSIALREINEGKLVSTPIEAAE from the coding sequence GTGTCCACGAACCTTGAAGGCATCATCAACCCGCCGATCGACTCGCTGCTTGAGGCAGCCGACTCCAAGTACGGCCTGGTGATCTTCGGTGCCAAGCGTGCTCGTCAGATCAACGCCTACTACGCCCAGCTGCACGAGGGCCTGTTCGAATACGTCGGACCCCTGGTTGACACCAAGCTGAACGAAAAGTCGCTGTCCATCGCGCTGCGCGAGATCAACGAAGGCAAGCTGGTTTCCACGCCGATCGAAGCTGCAGAGTAA